Part of the Musa acuminata AAA Group cultivar baxijiao chromosome BXJ2-7, Cavendish_Baxijiao_AAA, whole genome shotgun sequence genome is shown below.
TAGGTGTTGCGGACGCCGTTggcccgagagagagagagggttgggGTGGGCAATGTGGCAGGGGACGACTCCGATCATGGCGGGTGTCCGAGGCTGTTGCTAGGCGTCGAGTGGGGCTGTGCCGGCCCAGACAGGCACCACGCGTCCTCCTACCCTCTTGGAGTCTGCGGGACCCACTGTGTAGCACCACCTCTAGAGCGAGTGGGTCCCGCAATTCGAAACGCACTGTGTCGCACCATCAATGTGGTGTCGCATGATTCAGAATCGATCAGACATTCGCCCAACAGGAATCTAAGCAGTAAATTACTATTCTCCCTATTTCTCTGGAAACAAAATTATACACTGTTGCAACAATGCTATCAAGAAATCATTGATCTTTACAATGCCATCTGTGATCTAAAATAAAACTTCATTGACTACTATTTATGTGGAAATTGtatcaaataataaataaaactttCTGAAGATAATCTACAAAACCATCTAAGTTGGCATATCCATGGATCCATACAACTGCACGTTTACTACTGAATACATGAGACAGAAGATTGTCTTCAAGTTCTATCCCCATTCGTCCTGGTTCAAAAGTACTTATGCTGCAAGGAGTTTCTGGATATCCTTCTGCAACACAAAGTAGTTGTATGAGATGCAAACTTATTGATTAGAAACAAAGAGAGAGATAACAGAGTACAAGagacaagaaaaagaaagaggagagCAATTTAATGGGACAATAACATGATAATTTTCATTCCAAAATCATTTCATGATGAGTTTTCGTTTTGAAGGACTCTGTTCAAACGTAAGTTGAAGATTATAACTCAATTTACAATTCCAACAGTTCAAAGTTAAGACAACTATCTTTATCCCAGACTATGTTCTGGGATTGCCGACCTTAGTTCCAACAAACACAAATGGAAAAACACATCTGTGTTTTGTGCCCAGAGTAAACCTTTTGTTAATCCTTAGTGGATTCTCCAGCACCTGTAATAGTCAGAAGCAACATAGTATATCTAAATGAGTTAAAAGCAAACAAGTGGTCTTCACAAAGGAACCATCGCTTGTCTCTATGGTGGTATCCTAAACCTCCAGAAACAGAATAATTAAGATAGGTGAGCCTTTATTCTGTGCTCTGCCTTTTTGTGGTTAAGGATTGATTCTTAACTATTAGACTGAAATATAATTTACTGGCATATGCAGATAACATGCTACAatggtattaaaaaaaataatcccCATGATAGAAATATGTTCGTCCTGGAAAATAACTATAGATATGCACATGCACTTCCATCCAACGATGGATGCTAGACTGGTTCCATAAACTGGTCCGATATTTCAGTTCAAATCAGCAACTTGCattgaaattataaaaaaaaaaaaggaaattgcaTTGAAAGACAAATAGCATTTTTACAAAAAATTGAAGTGATACCTAAGCTAAAACATCACCCAGGAGATCGCAGGAAAATTAAGTACAACATTTTACATCCCTATATCCTTGTGATCTAGCTAGAATAATTCATCTAAGTCTTTTTTTTCACTATATCACGAAAGTGCAATCTAAATACCATTACTCATATTAATTTCCAAAGCTTAAGTTGCAAAAGAAGAAACACACACCCAAGTTAATTTTTCAATCATCTACCATTCTTCAGATTGACTACCGACCTTCATGGTGCAACCAACTTTATTCGTTAAGCTTGAGTTGCAAAGTCAAACACAAACCAGTACTGAAGTTTCGATCATTCCAAAGCATGTCACAGGAGAAATGATTTGTTTCCAGTACATACACAACattctctctttccttttttgcacTTTCTTTTCAGTTTTAAAATCATTGAATGAAACTAATATACCAGAATTTAGGATATGCATGAAAAAGAAGTTCTATCAGTGGAACACCCTGTTATGCAGAGTAAGAATCTAAAAGGAGTGAAAGAAACTGGTACTCAATATCTTATTAGTTATATAGCCAACTTGAGATTATAATTTGTGAAAACAGCTTCACATTTGGCTCTTCATAATGCCCAAAACAGCTAGATTCTGAGCCTATAAGACTGTATATTTTTGTAACCTGTGAATAAGCAAGGAGTTAACTCAAGGTATTAGATGGAAAAGGATCTAGTGGTAAAATACACCGCCAGTGAACTAAATAATATTACTAATATTAGACATTCACAGAAAAGGTTTCAATCAGCCACATTCCTTGCTAAGAACTAACTCATCATAATATggatttattttcttaaatgagCACCAAAAGAATAAAAACTGCTAAACGTATCAAAAGAGGAAATTAAATCTGTAAAACAATATTGAGCATCCACATATTAGCTTTATTTGTGTAGCCAACAGTAAAAGTTGCATTCACAGAATCTTATCTTGATAGGAATTTTTTAGGACTAGTATCTGTAGAACAGATTCACTAGAAATTGGGTATTTCTAAGTGTTTGTCACTGTTTTTATGTTTAGTTATGCACTGTACACAAACCTATTTGATCTATCAAGTAATATATGAAAAGTCATCATAACTTATGTTAACCAACAAAATCACAAGAACTAATGAAATCACCATGGTCTATTTCACACACACCTCGATCTGGAAAGGGGAAGTTGTTGGTGGATATCTCTCCACAACTTTCCCATTCTTATCTACCAAGAACTTCTCAAAGTTCCACTTTATAAGATCCCCTAGAAATCCTCCAGCACTAGACTTGAGAAACTGATAAACTGGTGCAGCATTTGGTCCATTAACATCAACCTGTCATGCAGAAAACACTTAGAAAATATAGTTGATATACATGTGCATATATGCCTTTGCATTTTTAGAATGAGAATAAAACATATGGGGGCTATATGGCATGCCTTATCAAAAATAGGAAAATCTGCTTTGAACCTTGTACAGGCAAACTGTTTAATTTCTGAATTTGATCCAGGTTCTTGTCCCCCAAATTGATTGCAAGGGAAGGCCAAAACCTCAAATCCTACATTTAAATTCAGTTAAAAAGGAGGGGGAAAAATCAAAGAAACAACAGCTAGTATCCCACAGCAAGCAATTCTCTGTTTGCAGCTGAAAAATAGTTCATATACAATTCTCTTCCTGAACAATCTTGCCGAATTATTACAATAAATTTACTAGGTTCATAAACACTTTCTCATGCCTATGGCGTATCCTTCCCATCAATTCTAGAGTTGCTTGAGTAATATAATGAAGCAACTGATATCAAATGTTGCTATGCGCATGTATCTCTGTAAAGGAGAGAACAAATTATACTCAAAACTATCCACATCCTATTCAGAAAACTGCCGGATGTAGCATTAGCATTATATGGGATACAACCACTATCATGCAGATGATCTTTCAATGTTCACACAATTGGTGGAGAGAAATCGCTAGGATTACAGTTCCGCATGTCTGCAGTTAAATAGTATGGAAATGAGATGTGATGAATTTATGGTACATGATGCCTATTGAATATGGGAAGTTTCCGATGGGTGCTGGGATGGATAATCAAATGTATACTATATGCAAAGACGTAACACTTTCTTGATTTGAGCCCTATATGCAGGTCACAATGGAGTAACCTAACTAAGGTTCCAAATAACACTTATAAATTAATGTATAGGAACAAAGTAATTTTCCATCACCTTTGCTAGGGCTTCACAATTAAATTTCACAAACATGATGCTGTTTCTCTGTACTACAATGATTTGGTTTGGTTATAATCATCATCTTCCTCATAACCATCTTGAAAGGAGTTACTAAAACAGGGTAGCTAAAATAGAAGTAACAaatataagaaagaaagaaaagaaatgccaAAAAGCTTATTCACTTTACAAATCGAGTATACCTTGGGTCTTGTACTTCTCGTAAATGTGAGAGAGCTCAGAGTAATTTGATGATGTCAATCCACTAAAAATTAGAGCCAGATACACAATCATTAACATATTCAACAAACTAAAATTTTACTGTAAGTTATACCAAGTACAAGCAATTCAGAAGAAACAAAATTTACCATCTTGAAGCAACGTTAACGATCAACAGAATCTTTCCTTTGAATTTGTTGAGAGAAACATCCTTGCCATCAATATCCTGCGCCAAATATATACTTCTTCAAGAAATTATACGGGGGAAGGAGGTTGGAGAGAGGAGACTACAATTGTATATACCTCAATCTAACATCATCTTTGACAAGGCTGCTTGACCTCCTAACTTCGTATTTATATTTGCTAGCTTTAATGTAATCACTATAACgaattaaaaaatcataattacTTTGCAAATATAACTTCTTTGTCAGCATAACTACTGAGCAAAAGTCAAATTCTTCAGCTCATCTCTTATTCATGAAATCTTTAGTTTCTTTGAAGCATACATGATCGCAGTGATCCTTATTTGCTTACATCAGCAAAGCTTTCAGCTATTCAAATGGACCATCTTATGTTTACTATTATAAAGCAATTTAATCAAAACATATTCAAGACAATTATACCTATACACATTCATTTTCGAGCACAGCAAAAACCTTTTTTGTTTACATACACACAACTGGAAAAGCAAACACCAGAAAATTAAGTGAAACAAGAATCGAACTCCTACCTTCACGGTGAAATCATGGACTCTCTTCTCGGTGGCAGCGGTGGCATAGGCCACACCGGGAGTCCTCCCTGGTCTTCCCACAGATCCAAGGTTTTGACGCAACCGGGAGGGGTGCTTGAGGACCCGAAAGGCGGACGTGGGCAATCCGTCCGAGAACTTAGCAGACAGATGGAGGAACTCCGCCGTGGGGGTTTTCGCTCTCCTGTCCTGGAAGCCGGCGTGCAGCGTAGGGTTGGCGTAGAAGAGGGCGGAGGATGCGGCAGCTGCGGAAGCCATTGAATCCAAGTCGGGCCTTCCGGAGacgaaagcagagagagagagagagagagaggagagtagAAAGACCGTTTCGTGCTTCGGAGGGGTTTGGGTTCCGATATAAAGAGAGACGCCGTGGATGGGGAGGAGGAGGTGTGCTCCAGCGCAGGTACAAAAGTCACGCACGTGGCGCGCATCGGGCCGACCACACACAATAGCCTGTCGTAACTCGAGTGCCGATCCGAATCGTGGAGCGTGGGGCTCACCTGATCGCAGCAGACACAAACGTGGCACATCCGAAATGTTTAGAAAAAAGGTGGGGTCCATTTCACGTGGGTTCTGGGATCCGCCACGTCTTGGCTCCGCGGGAGGTGTTCATCCCGCGGAACGGGATACGCGATTGCTATCGAGGGGGACCCACTGGGATCCGCAATAAGGTTCTGCCGCGCGTCTGGCCGGAGTCGTGGGAGATTCTCGCCACCGCCCTCACGGGTGGCGACCGCGAACTCGTGTGAAGGTAACGTAAAAGCCCGATTCGGGTCACGACCGCCGGGAGATAGAAACACACGTTGTCTCCCGACCCGTTCTGTTCTCAATCTATCTGAACCGTCGCTTTCCTCCCGATCAGCCCCAATCAGTCACCGATCAACGTCTCGCATCTGATCCGATAGGTGGGGGCCCGCAGAGAAGGGAATGGCTGAGATACGAGATAAGGATCGGGAAGTACCGAGATGAGAGAACCGAAGGGAGAACTGTATCCACACACAGGTTGGGAAATATCCTCGGGGAATCCCAAAGGTGTTTGGAAGCCCATATCTACTTCCTGTTTATCCACAATTTTGATTCTAAGAAGACTGGAATCCACCGTATCGTATATGATCCATAGAACAATACACAAGGTTTTAAGATATTTgtacatatataatataaacaAGTAGTAAtatcataattatatattttataatatttatgtgTATTTGATCATTAATTAAAGGTATATGTTCAATtgttgagaaaaatattttttataaggatTTGATGATGACGATGAGTTTATCAAGTTTCAATATAAATTGAATTAAGTTGAATTTCGTCACATGTCATATGTGCCATAAATATCCACATTCTgagatatgtatatttatatatgtatatatatatatatacatatatatatatatacatatatatatataattaatccaaTTCAGTGACTAATACAAATTTTCTTCatgtttaaatatatttttattacttaaTTTTACTCATCAATTTACTAATAAAAGTTAATCAAGTGACTTCATAATTATATTCGGAGGGAGAATACCGATTGAATTTTTGGGTGAAAATCTCAATCAATCCCATATACAGAGACTAGATTTCATATtaagaaagtattttttttttatttttttaatatttattaatttttaatcaaaatcccaATACCTATATTTTACCCCACCACTAACCTATCTGTCTGTATAAGGCAATTATATGTCAAATGTAAGATAacaattttcaaatatgatcgttACTCCTTGGAATGCATTTATGTAAGAGAAGACCGCTTGTgagaataaaaatatgataaagcTATATATTGTAGGGgaaaagaaatataaataataCAACATAAAAAAGAGAAACTTGATTACCTCACGAAATGAAATTTAATTTGTTTAAAATGTgacattataatttttaatttaaaagagAATCCTAACTGTGTGTCCACTTGTAAGAAATTTTCTTTCTttggaaaaaatattttactaaagaaAAAACGtctaaaaaagatttttttaaaaaaaatatatgattattttctAAAGGTAAGTCATTAATTTATTATAGAAACACACAAGTTTtcctaaataattaaatttatttgattaggttatatcaataattaaattcatcataataaaatttcttGTCATTCCAGAATAGCAAATGCACAATTAGTCAACATAATCTTCAAGTTGGATGAACAAGAACTTTTTTCAcggttacaaaaataaaaatatatttttgttagcAAAGATTCTTAATTTGAATTCATGTTGTTTAGATTGCGTATGCTCTACCAGGATGTCACGTGAGTAAATGGATAAATGCTAATTTTTAACGAGAGAAAAATTTTTCCTTTCTCATGTTTATCGTTTTTTTTCAATGACCTTTACGTATCAATTTGGAGAATTTTGAAGTTATTATAGTTTTTTAAAACAAAATTACATATATCCCAATGTGTATCTCACTTTGAGACTCAATAATACACTAAATTAGTACTCTATTTAATGGTTTTTATTGAGACATCTAAATTAGTTACTGTATTGTTCTATAAAGTGACTGATGTAAAGTTAGAGTTCTAAGTGTCTATTTAATATAATGGAAATGTATTCTGTTTTTCTAAAAAATAGTTAATTTAATATCTCACTACCACTTATGAACTATAGAGTTATTATCttataggaaaaaaaaatagCTAAATAACAAATAAAAGGGTTAAGCATACCACTATCTTCATCTTCCCAATGCCTTTCCACCCCATTCCATTTCTCTACGTTGACATCGACCTCTACACATCCCCATCATGAACACTTCAATCTTGCACTTTCTTCCTCTTTTACTATCTCCCATACATGAGGTGATTTCATTCCTGAAGAtgaggatctagaatggtataggCTTTCAAACAAGGAGGGACCCAAATCACATCATCCTCTTCATCATCAGGAAGTCTTGTCATTCTCTTTTCAATTTAAAACATAAGAtaaggaaaaataaataaataaataaatatattattaactaATTCTTCAAATACTGACAAAGAAAGgcccatcaattttttttaatgaatctaACTTTTTGGAACTACAAAGGAGCCATAAAGAGGAAAGAGGGTTGGTTTAGAATCTTGATTTCCTTATTAAAAGCACATGCAATTAATCTTCTGGCCTTACTAGAAATTTTCTATATGGATGAAGATAATGCATCATCATAAATGAATTAATAATGCTTCTCTGCTTATTGTCCTTGAAGAGTTTTATTAGTTGCTTGGAGAATTGATCTTCTCACTTGTCATCTTGTTTACAAGAAGAATTCTCAATCTATTCATCTTATTGTTGAATTTGCAGATCACAAGCCTTTGTTGCTCTTAGTAATTAATATATGCAAGTGTAAATGCTTCAATTTGCAACTTTCTTAGACCTCAACAACTGTATAAACAATGCAAAGGATAAATTATGAGGTCCATCCTTTTCAATATAATTCTTTCACTCGTTATTTccaaaaaaattatgtttaattttaatttcttaaATCTTGGTTTCTATGGCTCAAGatttatttgatataataatcGAAATGAATCTTCTTCTCGGTTTCTGTCAGATTAGATAAAAGTGCTTGTTAATAATCAGTGATTCTCATGTTTTGTATGCCATTTGTCTCATGTTACCTTAGACTACTAATTTATTTTACTGTAATTAGTTTATTACTAATAATAGACATCTTAGATCCTTTGGATTTGAACTGTATTAGCTTGATTACCTCTTAGATATTTATAATGTTGTTAAGAATTCTTGGAACTCTTTCTAATTTCACTCTTTAATTCTATAATTGACTTATACAATAATCTCAGTAAGATGAGAGACTCTCTCTTTTGGTATAAAACATGACAATCAATCTACACTAATTCCAAAATTACTATTTATTAGTTGAAGGAAGGAAAACGTGAatcctctttctctttctaaCCTTATTTTAGGATGGATGTTCTCTTCCTAACAAATCTATAACTCTCAACAGACAAATACACATTAAATAAATGGTGCACCGAAGCTAAGGTTAACTGGATTGCaacaagagacaaaaaaaaaaaaaagtaaatattttcATAATTCTATTCATATTAGAAAACACTTGAATGCTATTCAATTTTTAACATATGCTTTTGGTATTACTATTTAAGATCCTATTTTTATTACTGAAGGTTTTTTTTATCATTGGTACTCAAACATTTAGAATTCTAATAATAGTACTAATACAATTCAAACATTTAGAATTCTAAATGTTTGTATTAGTACTATGATTTGTATTAATACAAATAATCAATGCCCTATGATTTGTCTAAGCCTTTTTAGTcagtcttcttttaaaaattccaTTCTTACTGCTTTTAGTGACTTTCATTCTAATTTTTATCTTCCAATCTCTTGGTCTAACACTACTCTTTATTTTGATTCCTAAAAAGCAAAACCCTCAAAATATTACTCATTTAGACCTATTATATTTTGTAATATCATTTTTAAGCTGCTTTTTAAAGTCACTGCCAAAAGAATTAAGCCTCTCCTTAACCATCTAACTTATAACGAACAATCTAATCTGTCTTCATTCATCCACATAATTATTCATATGATAATATTATCATTGTCAATGAATCTATCTATCCACTTTATGTATAACTCTAAAGCTATAAGCTCTCATATTTTCACTAATATTGACATTCAAAAGGCCTTTCACATTATAGATAGATAGATCCTTTGTTtatcatattattaataatatgaacttttctcctccttttattAAAtgatttgttttgttttttctaattttttttgtattaatagTCTGAATTCTTATTCTTTTAAGAGCTTTTAAAGATAAGGTGATCCTTCGTCACCTTATCTTTTTGTACTTGCTCAATAAATCTTATCTTTACTCCTTGATATTGctgttaataataaaaaattagccTTTTCAATCTTAAAGGTGTTAAAGTTTTTTCATGTTATGTTTGCTGATAATATTCTAATTATTATCGGGCCACCCAAAAATCTTGTTTAAACCTTCTTAGTGTTTTAAATGTTTACTCCAATCTTACTGGCTTGAGTATGAATCATACTaaatctattatttatttttcttaatattattttcttgttattaaaaataaaataaaaaaaatattttaactttTAGAGAAGACAGCTGTCCCTTATTACCCTATCTTGAAACTCATGTGAACCATCATCTTATTCCCAAATCTTATCAAGACAAATTTATTGACAAAATTCTTAATGAGGTTTGGCATAACAAGAATTATATCTCTTAAGTTGGCATATTAACTATGTGATCAATTCAATTTCTCTCGAAGCCTTTCTTTAGGAAACTTAAGACAACTCTTTCTTAGTGCTCGAAGAATTATTCTTATTCTTAACTAAAATAGTTCCTTATTATCTTTTATCCTCACTAGTACATATGGTACTCTTAAAAAACACTCCCTATGCTAACTGTTGAAAATCTTCTTACTTAATTTTACAATATGTAAAAGTTGACCTTAGACGCTTAATTAATATTTGGAATGATCCTGGATTACTAATATCGCTTTAAATAGATAGCCTACCTTTGTTAATATAAGCTTAACCTCTAAATTTAATCTTACATTTGATCTTATCTTTAATCATACTTggaatcttcaaatcattcactctcttttctttcttcttcgatGATCTTATTAAACTTATCTCATCTATTTATATTCCTATAGATCATAATTGATATGACTGTAAGGCAATTTGAAGTATTATAaagtcaattaaaaaaaaaaacatttggaATCATCTTCCCTACTTCTCACCATTTATTCACTATTATCTTATTCTTCATCTGGTCATTAGATAATTCTACTCATAATTTTGTTCACACGTAGTTTTATTCAGTCTTCCTTGGGTATTCGTTGTAAACACTTTACTGATTGACCTTTGAGTGTGTGGATTAAAGAGCGAGATCATCTTGATTGAAGCtctgcttttttctttttttgtcttctGTCTATCATCTTTACCTCTTTATGGATGTTTTGGAAGAATAGAAACGatggtttcttcttttctttttttgattgcAACCTCTCTATTAACAACACTATGCTAATGAAGACTCAAAACAAACCCAAGCAAGGACTGTTTCCCTCCATCGATTACCCATCCATCTCTTCTAACACATGACTATATTATTGATCGTAATGCTTCCTTTGTCAGAATTATGTTTTTGGTGTGCAATGCAATTCTGATGGATTCACTATCGCTGTTGCAGGTCACATTCATCAAACAACTGATCCTCTACATGGCCTGCATTATCTatcaattttgtttttgtttatgtTTCTGCCAAAATGGATGATGAAGTATCAATCAAATCATACAAAGGCTACTTGCATGAGTTTATCATACCATATTAATCAAATTTTATCTAAGCAAGTTTTGTAAGAATTATCTGAATAATCTCAACTCAAGTATTTCGTCTCACAAATTTATACAATATCCTAAATAGACATTTTTCTTGATTCTACTTTGGGTTAGATAACACTTCCTTCCGAGAGCATCATCTTATTCCCAACCTATAAATATGAAGTCCAAAGAATTATATTAAGTTCGCATCACAATGTCTTCGACTTCTTGTACGGTGGTGTGCGTTGACTTTGCAGTCGGTGCCATTCAACGGGCCCTCCACAACCTTATCAAACCTCATTTGTTTCGACAACAAGTCAACCAAATTCTTCATTGTTAATCCCAACGCATATTCTAAAGGAAGTCATCGTGTCATGCTTTGTTGTTGTTGGATCAACAAAGGGTTAATCTAATACATGCAAGCAGAGACATACTCTTTTGGATCACGTGATCGACTAAATAGTTGTACCTTTATTCTTGATAATTAATGTAAGGAAAAAGTGTTTATAGTATTATTAGTTAGCGAAACAGTGACAGCAAAATCATGTTGACAGCAAAATCatgttggtatatatatatatatatatatttatatatatatatatatatgtatatatacatatatacatatatatatatataaatatatatataaatatatacatatacatatacatatatacatatatatatatatatatatatatatataaaggctttATGAACCCGAGAGTCCGAGACACGCCATCATCTCGCCACCGGATGATGTACGGCATCATGACGTGTCATAGTGGACACTACTCGTTGGATCCCGTCTCTTAATCCAGGGACCATACAGAGAACGACGATTCTCATTGGCTCATAGTTGTGGACCCGTGGACGTGTCCAATGGTACAAGCGCTGTCTCTATATGGTCGCTCGATGGCGAAACGGGAGCCGCGTCCCTCTTCGATGCCGTGGCCTCCAGGGTAGCTGCCTCTCACCTGGTCCCGCTGCGGGATTGGCGTGTCACGATCAGAAAGGGACCGAATGATCGAACGGTCATTATCGCTCACCCTCCTCCTGAGGGCCCAGCGAAGCTGTGGCCCTCCCACGTGGTGGTCCTCGCGGCCATGTGACTGGAAGCGGGTCCTGGGCCCTCCGGTTACGGGGACTCGCCTCGCCGTGCCTCCCCCGGCTTCTGGCACCGATATCCCACCGCGTGTTCTCCTAGCCCAACGCGGGCCCCACACGAACCCGCTTGAGGCATCCAACAGGCACACGGGTAATCGCGACGGTCGAACGGTGGAAACTCGTGCGGCAGATCATTACCCTCTGTTCGTTTCTGATGCACGTGGGGACACGATAAGATTAACCATGAACGGCGAGGCGTCGCTTGAACTTTGTGGGCGCCCCGAGTTGTGATCGATTTTATTAAACTGATGCTGCGGCATATCCGACGTTTCAGCCGTGACGCGTTCCGAGCCGAGACGGCGTGGTCTATTCCTCCGGCCAATGAGGATGACGCCGTGGCGTGTACAACAAAACCCGATATGCGACCAAACCCACCCTCAAATTCAATTCTTTTCCCCCATCCCCGAAATTCGAATTTACAGATTAATTATTagctaaataatattttaatgaatatatatatatatatatatcgctctTGTCTTATTTGGAAGGATATGAAACGTTACATAAATCAGATACATTGCATAAGGAATTAATGCGAAACAATTTTTTACGGAGAAAGTTTTTGCAAATAACAAAATTGATATTGTGATATGATCATTTGTATTAAAATTAGCTAAAAAGCCAGTTACCTTAAACAAAAGTTTTTATAATCATAGTGTTTTCtggaatttattattttatattattgttaaCAGTGTAGTTAACTTAGGAAGATTAATGGGtgaattttgaaatttttttttatttttaaaattttctaacaatATTTGTTTTAATCTAATACTTAAAATACCCTTCgatcattaatttattttttttacttttcttagAGACCAATCCATAAGGTTAACTGgtccatttataatatttttatatttatattataacatttttaataaataaaccgTATAAATACTTAGTATAAATAAGATGAATCGATCTAATTCGATTTTACTAAACATAATATAACCGGATCGGTTCACCTTATGAACCGATGTATAGAAaatgagagaaaaatatattcaagatattatgtaaaaaaaaaaatactattaaaaaaataaaaaaacttttcTGAACCTTCGTCCAATTTTAATTACACAAAGGGGaatgcaaagaagaagaaaaatcttaTCGACTTGGAAAAGGAAGGGTCAAAATTGGCATGAGGACTGGGCATGTGAGCTTACGTCTCAAATTCACCTTATACTTTTACATATTATATGCAACATATagtcacataaaagaaaaaaggaaacccCGCTCTTCCTC
Proteins encoded:
- the LOC103991955 gene encoding phospholipid hydroperoxide glutathione peroxidase 1, chloroplastic → MASAAAASSALFYANPTLHAGFQDRRAKTPTAEFLHLSAKFSDGLPTSAFRVLKHPSRLRQNLGSVGRPGRTPGVAYATAATEKRVHDFTVKDIDGKDVSLNKFKGKILLIVNVASRCGLTSSNYSELSHIYEKYKTQGFEVLAFPCNQFGGQEPGSNSEIKQFACTRFKADFPIFDKVDVNGPNAAPVYQFLKSSAGGFLGDLIKWNFEKFLVDKNGKVVERYPPTTSPFQIEKDIQKLLAA